TTGCCCAGGTAGGGCGAGCGCAGAAAGCCCCAGGCATGCGGCAAGGCCTGCCGCCACTGGCCGGGCGGCGTGGTCTCGAGGATCGAATGGATCTTCACGCCGGCGTTCAGGTACTGCCACGCCAGCAGGTAGAGCAAGGGCCCGCCGCCGGCCAGCACGGTCGTGCCCTCGGGCACCACGCCGGAGGTCTTGAGCAGGATCTGCGCGGCACCGGCGGTGATCACGCCCGGCAGCGTCCAGCCCGGAACCGGGAACGGCCGCTCCTGCGCGCCCGTGGCCAGGATCACGTGGCGGCAATGCAGCAGCCCGGCCAGGCCGTCGGCGCTGGTGGTGTAGGCCACTTCGAAGCCGCCGTCCTCGGTGCGGTTGACCGCCCACACCATGGCGCCCGCCACGTGCCGCGCGCCGGAGCGCCGGAAGGGCTCGACCAGGCCGAGGCCGTGCCAGTAGTCGGCGCCGAGGATGTCGCGGTCCTGCACCGGCGTGGTGGTGACCGCGCGGTAGATCTGGCCGCCCGGCGCCGGCTGCTCGTCGATCAGCACCGTGTCCAGGCCGAGTCCGGCGGCGCGGGTGGCGGCTGCCAGCCCGGCCGGGCCGGCGCCGATCACCAGCAGGTCGCAGGCCAGGGTGTCGTGCGTGGTGGCGGCGTGGTTCATGCCGACACCTCGCGTGCGCCCGTCTGGCGGACCACCGCCATGCCCTCGCGAACCCGGGTCATGCAGGCCTGCTGGTTGGCCCGGCCGTCGATGCCGACCAGGCAGTCGTAGCACACGCCCATCATGCAGAACGGGCCGCGCGGCGTGCCCGACACCGCGGTGTCGCGGCACGCGGGCATGCCGGCAGCCAAGAGCGCGGCGGCCACGCTGTCGCCCTCGCGGCATTCGATCGCGCCACCGTCGACGCTGATGCGCACCGTGCGGCCTGGGGCCGCGCCCGTGCCGGCGGCCTCAAGTCTTCTGAACATGGAATCTCCGGGTGGAAAAGGTGTCGAGTTCGGGAGCCAGCGCTCCGGCGGCGATCATGGGCGCCAGGGTCAGGGCGTGGGTCGCCGCCAGCGTCACCCCGCTGTGGCAGGTGACGATGAAGGCGCCGGGATGGCTGGCCGACTGCTCGTAGACCGGAAAGCCGTCCTGCGCCCGCACCCGCAGCGCCGACCAGGCCCGCACCGCCCGCACTTCCTTCAGCGCCGGCAGGGTGCGCACCGCCCGGTCGGCGAGCGTCGCCAGCACCGGCAAGGTCGTCACGTGGTCGGCGTAGCCGGCGTCTTCCTGCGAATCGCCGACCAGCCAGCTGCCCTCGTCGTTCTGCCGCAGGGTGACCATGGGCGTGGCGTGCAGCGGCCGGGTGCGCTCCAGCACGATGATCTGGCCGCGCTGCGGCGCCATCGGCAGGTGAAGGCCCACCTGCTCGCCGAGCTCCCCGTTGCGCAGGCCCGAAGCCAGCACGATCTTGCGGGCGCGGATGGTGCCTTTGGGGGTTTCGAGGCTGAACACGCCGCCCGCCTGCGTGATGCGCGTCACGCCGTGGTGCGGCAGGTAGCGCACGCCACTGCGCTCGAAGGCGGTGTGAAAGGCGCGCAGCAGCTTGAGCGGGTTGACGATGCCGTCGTGCGGCGTCCAGATGGCGCCGGTCACGTCCGGCCCCAGGCCGGGCACCAGCGACGCGGCCTGGTGGTGGTCGAGCAGCTTCCATTCGTAAGGCTCCACGCCCGGCTGCGCCATCAGCTTGTTTACCCAGGCCAGGCGGGCCTCGATCTCGTAGTCGCCCATCAGGGGCGTCAGGCCGCCCTTCTGCTCCAGCGCGACGTCGATGCCGGTCTCGTCCAGCAGCCGGGCGGCGAGCCGGGGCCAGAGCCGGGTCGAACCCAGCGTCCAGCGGCTGTACGCGCCCATGCCGAAGCCCTTGCTCTGCAACCAGACCAGGCCGAAGTTGCCACGCGACGCACGCAGCGCCACGTCGCCTTCGTCGAGCACCGCGATCGACTCGGCACCGTCGCGCAGGCCGTAGGCCAGGGACGAGCCGACCAGGCCGCCGCCGACGATGGCGACGTCGAACTCGGGATGGTGGGCGGCGGCCATCAGCGCGGCCTCCGCCGGAGGAAATGCGGGCCTGTTGCCCTGCGAAAAATCATGTGCGTCACTCGTGGGAACTGCTGCTGGCGGCCGCCGGTCGGCGGGCCGTTCATCGGTCCGAACGAGTATTGCGGCGCAGCCCCGGCGGGCGCAAATACGAGTCTGTCAGGCCCCCATACCGAAACCTGATGGGCTCAGGCGGGCAGGCTCGCCATCTCCGCGGCGATGACCTCCGCGACCAGCGCGTCGAAGCGGTCGACCAGGCCGTTGGCCGGCCGGTTGTGGGCCAGCAGCAGGTAGCTCACGAAGGGCACGCGCGGCAGGAAAGGCCGCACCTCGATGCCGGTGTGGCGGTGCATGCGCGCCACCAGCGGGTTGACGATGCCCACGCCCAGCCCCAGCCCGACCATCTGGCAGATGGTGGCGCCGTAGGGCGTCTCGAAATGCAGCACCCGACGGTCGTCGCCGGCGAACGCCGCATCCACCGCCGCGCGCAGCCCGTCGCCATGGGCCATGGAAATGAAGGACTCGCCCGCCAGATCGGCCGGCTCGATGAACGCCTTGGCGGCCAGGCGGTGGCCGGGCGGCAGCACGCAACAGCCGGCCAGGTCGCACACCGGGCGCGCCTCGGCGATGGCGGTGGGCGGCAGGTAGGACACCAGTCCCAGGTCGCAGACCCGGCTGCCGACCCAGTCGGCCACCAACTGGGTGCTGCCGGTGTCCATCGCCACGCTCACCGCCGGATGGTCCTCGTGGAAACGCTGCAGCGCCAGCGGCAGCACCGTCATGGCCAGCGAGGGCACGGTGCCGATGCGCAGCCGGCCCTTGCCGAATTCGCGGATGTTGCGCGCCGCGTCCTTCAGCGCATCGAGGCCGATGAAGGCGCGATCGACCTCGCGCAGGAAGGCCAGCCCTTCCTCGGTCGGCGTCAGGCGGCCGGGGCTGCGGATGAAAAGCCCCAGGCCGGTCGCGGTTTCGAGCTGGGCGATCAGCCGGCTGACATTGGGCTGCGAGGTGTAGAGCTCGGCAGCGGCCGCCGTCATGGACCCGGAACGCATCACCGCGCGAAACGCATCGACTTCCTTGAACTTCATCGGCGGGAGTGTAAGGAGACGCGCCACGGGAGCGGGCCGGCCGCCAGCCGTACCCGCCATGTAAGGCAAATTCCTACAAACCCGTCCGACAACGAGACACAACGCACCGACACTCCCCGACTTAAGTTTTGTTTGGCACATCTTCACAATTCACTTCACCGAATCGACCTCGACGCAATCGTGCAGCTGGTTGGAATCGGACCCCGGAAGGACTGAACGATGAACACCGAACAGATGCTTGCTGAGATCCGCGACGCCAACCTGAGCTACCTCACCCTCGCTCAGAACCTGGTGAAGATGGACATGGCCGACGCGGTCGACAGCCTCGGCATCAGCGAAGAATCGGCCGGCCTGCTGAGCGCGCTCTCCACCGAGCAGCTGAGCAAGCTCGCCACCGGCAGCACCCTGCTCTGCCGCTTCCGCATGGACGACGACGCCGTCTTCGGCCTGCTGACCGACCACGGCCTGGCCTCGCGTTTCGGTGGTGCCTTCGCCGCCGCCCGCGAACTGCAGGCCGCCTGAACCGGCGCGGCGCTTCGAAGCCGCTGCGTTTTCCGAGCTACCGAACCAGGACACCGGCCATGACGCAATCTCCCGCCCCCACCATCGCCACGACGGCCACCACGGCCAGCGCCGCCCCCAAGGCCGCGCCCGCACCCAAGAGCGTGCTCAACGAGTCGCGGCAGATCGAGCGGGCGGTGACGCTGATCAAGATGGGCGCGCGCATGCAGGTGCTGGAGTCCGAGACCACGCTGTCGTACGAGCGGCTGATCCGGCTCTACAAGGAAATCACCGGCAAATCGCCCTCCAAGGGCCAGCTGCCGTTCTCGACCGACTGGTTCCTCACCTGGCAGGAAAACATCCATTCCTCGCTGTTCCTCAACATCTACGAATACCTGGACAAGGGCGCCTCGCTCGATGCGATCGACGCGCTCACCAAGGCCTACCGGCTCTACCTGGAGCAGGTGCAGGCCGGCGGCATCGACCCCTTGCTGTCGTTCACCCGCGCGTGGCGTCTGCTGAAGTTCGTCGACGCCTCCATGCTCGAACTCACCACCTGCAGCAAGTGCAAGGGCCGCTTCGTGACCGAGCCGTATGAGAACGCCAAGCATTTCGTCTGTGGCATGTGCAACCCGCCGGCACGTGCGGGCAAGAGCAAGCTCGCCGGTGCCATCGGCCTGAACTGATTTCGCCCGGCGCGCGGTTCTCGCGCCCGGTTTCCCTCCTTCGTGATCCACCGCGCGCGCCCTCCGGGGCGCGCGCCCGTCGGCGTTCACGCGTGCCAACGTCTCGGTGTTTACCCTGCCATCTATTGCGCGGCATCTATCAGCCTGTCGACAATCCTGTCATGGATGTGAAAACGGCGGCACGGGTGTTCGAGGTGATCAACCTCTTCGCCGAGGTACGGCAACCGATGATCTACAGCGAGATCGCCCGGCGCGCCGAGATTCCGCTGTCGAGCTGCCACGCCCTGCTGCAGACCATGGTGGCCAAGGGCTACCTCTACGCACCGGGCGTGAAGGCCGGCTACTACCCCACCCAGCGCCTGCTGCACGTGGCCCGCGACATCTGCGCGGAAGACCCGCTGATGGTGCTGTTCCAGCCACTGCTTTCCGCCCTGCGCGACACCACTGGCGAGACCGCGGCGCTCGCCACCATCGCCGGCACCCGCGTCGTCTACCTCGACGTGGTGGAGTCACGCCAGAAGATCCGCTACAGCGACGAACCGGGCGGCTTCATGCTGGTTCACGCCAGTGCCGCCGGCAAGGCGCTGCTGGGCGCGCTGGCGCCGGCTGCGCGAAAAAGCCTGCTGGATGCGTGCGAGCCCTTTTCCGGCTCGGTCGAGGGCACTGAAATCGACCGGCCCACGCTCGAAGCCGAGGTCGAACAAGGCATCGCCCGCGGCTGGCACCGGTCCACCGGCGAGAACGTGGAAGACGTGGCCGGTCTGGCCAAAGGTTTCGCGATCCACGGCGAGCCGTTCGCGCTGATCGTCGCCGGCCCGAAGGCGCGCCTGCTGCGCCGGCAGGACGACGCGGTCGCGGCGCTGCAGGCCACCTTCGCGCGCATTCCGCCCGGCCTCACCGAATAGTCAAGACGAACAAAAAGGAGACACCACCATGCGATGGAAAAACCGGCCGGAAGGCTCGAACTGGGGCGACTTCGGCGCCGACGATCAACTCGGCCGCGCCAACCTCATCACCGCCGACCGCGTGCTGGCCGGCGCCCGCGAAATCCGCGCCGGCAGGAGCTTTTGCCTCTCGCTGCCGCTGGACTATCCCGGCGACAACAAGCTCAACGTGCGCCGCCATCCGCCGGTGCTGCGCCCCACCACCCGGGACGGCTTCGCCTACGTCAACTTCCCCTTCGCCCGGCTGGAAGAAGCGGCCAGCGACGTGGTGAGCGACGACCAGGTGCTGCTGAGCCTGCAGTACTCCACGCAGTGGGATTCGCTGGCGCATGTCGGCGCGCGCTTCGACGCCGACGGTGACGGCAAGCCCGAGAGCGTCTACTACAACGGCTACCGCGCCAAGGCCGACATCGTCGGCCCCACCGACTACCGCGACGACGAGCGCTTCGCCGCCCACGCCTGCGGCGGCGAACACAGCCATGCCGACGCGCTCGGCATCGAGAACATGGCGGTCAAGGGCATGCAGGGACGCGGCGTGCTGCTCGACCTGGTCGCCCACTTCGGCCGCGAACACCGCACCGTCGGCTACGACGACCTGATGCGCGTGGTGGAGGCCGACCGCGTCGACATCGCCCCCGGCGACATGCTCGTGCTGCGCACCGGCTTCTCCGAAATGGTGCTGGAGATGCAGCGCCAGCCCGACGAGGAAAAGCTCAATCGCCACTGCTCGGCCCTCGACGGCCGCGACGAGCGGCTGCTGCAATGGATCACCGACTCCGGCATCTCGGCGCTGGCCGCCGACAACTACGCGGTCGAACGTTTTCCGGCGCGGCCCGGCACCGGCGAGCACTACCCGCTGCTGCCGCTGCATCACCACTGCCTGTTCAAGCTCGGCCTGCCGCTGGGCGAGCTCTGGTATTTGCGCGAACTCGCCGACTGGCTGCGTGCCGCCGGCCGTTCGCACTTCATGCTGACCGCGCCACCCTTGCGATTGCCCGGGGCCATGGGCTCACCGGTGACGCCGATCGCCACCGTCTGAACACGCGACGCATCACACCAAAAAAGACCAAACCAATAAATCAGGGGACCGACATGCAGAAAATCACCGCCTTCTTCACCGAGCTGATGCGGAAATACCTACCCGACCCGTTCGTCTTCGCCATCGGCCTCACGCTGCTGACCATGGTGCTGGCGCTGACAGTGCAGGGCCAGGGATTCACCGAACTCACCACCAGCTGGGGCAAGGGCTTCTGGGCGCTGCTGGCCTTCACCACCCAGATGGCGGTGATCCTGGCCATGGGCTACGTGCTGGCGACCGCTCCGCTCACCGACCGTTTTCTCGACCGCATCGTCGCCAGGGTCAGCGAGCCGCGCACCGCGGTCATCGTGGCCACGCTGGTCGGTGCCATCGGCAGCTACCTCAACTGGGGCTTCGGCCTGGTCATCGGCGGCATCGTCGCGCGCAAGCTCGCCGTCAAGGTGAAGGGGGTGCACTACCCGCTGATCATCGCGGCGGCCTATAGCGGCTTCACCATGTACGGGCTGGGGCTGTCGGCGAGCATTCCAGTGCTCATTTCCACCAAGGGCCATCCGCTCGAAGCCATGATGGGTGTGATCCCGCTGACCGAGACCATCTTCGCGCCGGCCATGCTGGTGACCTCGCTGGTGGTGCTGGTCACCCTGCCGCTGCTCAATGCCTGGCTGCATCCCAAGCCCGGCCAGCCGGTGACCGAGATCGACCGCGAGAAGCAAGCCCCCGCCAAGGCCCAGCAGGCCGCGGCCGTGGCCGAGGACGACGACACCGCCGACACCATCGCCAACAAGCTCAACCACAGCCGCATCCTGAGCCTGGTCATCGGCCTGATCGGCGTGGTCTACGTGGCGTTCCATTTCCGCGCCGGCGGATCGATGGACCTGAACCTGATCAACTTCATCATCCTGTTCCTGGGCATCCTGTTGCTGGGCACGCCCATCGCCTACGTCGAAAAGCTCAACGAAGGCATCCGCACCATCGGCGGCATCATCCTGCAGTACCCGTTCTACGCCGGCATCATGGCGATCATGGCGTCGTCCGGCCTGGTCGACACCCTCTCGCATTTCTTCGTGCAGGTCGCCACGCCCACCACCCTGCCCTTCTGGGGACTGGTGAGTTCCTTCTTCATCAACTTCTTCGCGCCCTCGGGCGGCGGCCACTGGGTGATCCAGGGGCCGTTCATGGTCGAGGCCGCCAAGTCGCTCAACGCGTCGGTGGCGCACACCTCCATGTCGGTGATGCTGGGCAATGCCTGGAACGATCTGGTGCAGCCCTTCTGGATCCTGCCGGCGCTGGCGCTGTCCAAGCTCAAGCTCAAGGACATCATGGGCTACACCGTGATCATGATGTTCTGGATCGGCATCGTCTACACCGTCGCCCTGCTCCTGTGGAGCCACCTCTAAAAACCCGCTTTCGGAGAACCCCGCCATGCTGTTCCTGGTGCACATGCAAGTGAACATTCCGGTCGACGCCGACCCGGTGAAGATCGACCAACTCAAGGCCGACGAGAAGGCCTTCTCGCAGAAGCTGCAACACGAAGGCACCTGGCGCCATCTCTGGCGCGTGGTCGGCCAGTACGCCAACTACAGCGTGTTCGACGCCGAGTCCAACGACGCGCTGCACACCCTGCTGAGCGCGCTGCCGCTGTACCCCTACATGGTGCTCACCGTGACGCCGCTGGCGCAGCATCCCTCGGCCATCGCAACCCACTGAGCACGCCATGCCCTTCATCATCGAAACCTTCGACAAGCCCGGCCATGCCCATGTGCGCACCGCCGAGCGCCCCGCCCACCTCGCGTTCCTCGCGGCCAACGCCCACCTGCTGATCGCCTGCGGCGCCAAGCTCGAAGACGACGGCAGCAGTGCCGGCGGCGGCCTCTACGTGGTCGAGCTCGACACCCGCGAAGAAGCCCAGGCCTTCATCGCTGCCGACCCCTTCTCCCAGGTCGACCTGTTCGAGCGGGTGACCATCACCCGCTGGCGCAAGGCCTATGTCGACGGCAAGAGCCACCTCTGATTCCCATCGCCCACGCCCCATGACCCATCCGCGCCCCCCTCTCCACACCGTGCAGCTCGCCGACGGCCCTGGTGTGCCGATCGTGCTGAGCCACGCGCTCGGCCTGGACCACCGCATGTGGCTGTCGACCGCCCAGGCCCTGGACGGCCGGCATCCGGTGCTGGCGTTCGACCATCGCGGCCACGGCGCATCGCCCCGCATGGCCGCGCCCTGGACCATGGACGACGTCACCGACGACGCGGCCGCCGTGGTCGAGGGCTGGGGTCGCGGACCGGTGGTCTTCGTCGGCCTCTCGATGGGCGGCATGGCCGGCCAGGGCTTGGGCATCCGCCGGCCCGAACTGGTGCGTGGACTGGTGCTGTCGCACACCGCTGCACGCTACGGCGATGCGGCGCGAGAAGGCTGGAAGCAGCGCGTGGCCACGGTCCAGGCCGAGGGCCTCGAGGCGGTCGTCGAGACCGTGCTGCAGCGCTACCTCACCGAGCCGGTGCGTGTCGCGCAGCCCGCGCAGGTCGAGGCCATGCGACAGACCCTGCTGGCCAACGATGCGGCGAGCTATTGCGCCGCGTGCCAGGCCGTAGCCGGTGTCGACTGGCTCGACCGGCTGCACGCGATCGATCGCCCCACGGCCGTCATCGCCGGCGCGCACGATGCCGGCGCCACGCCGGCCATGGCGCGCGACATCCACGAACGCATCGCCGGCTCCACGTTGGACATCCTGCCCGACGCGTCGCACCTGGGACCGATCGAGCAGCCCGACGCCTTCATGGCTGCGCTGGCGCGCGGCATCGGCAGGGTCGGCTGAACGAAGGTTCGCGCCGGGCACCGATTGCCATTTTCGGCATGGTCATGTGCCCGCGGACCGTCCTGGTGGAACCAGCTTTCCGGATACCGCCGTACCGCCAGGTCGGCGGTTTTTTTCGTTTGGTGGATTGCTGCCGGTGGCGGTTGCCGGCGCCCAGGCTGGAACGTCGCAGATGATCTATTGGATGGATGGCACGGCTCGTCAAATAAAAGCGATTTCGCGCAGGGCCGGGCAAATTGTTAGTGGTCGCTGACATAACATCTTGGATCCCGTCGCCATTCGCGCAACACGGGGCCATCACTGTTTGATCACTGTCCTGCAAGACCATGAACCATCCGAATTCCGACCGGGCCGAACGCCCCTTCGCGCCCCATCCTTTTTTGTCGCGGCATCTAAGCCGCTCGGGCGATCCGTTGGCGGCCGAGTTCGTGTCCTCTGCAAAGCCAGCCTGATGTCTACCCTCGTTCGCAGCGCACCGCTGGTCATCGAAGGCGATGCAGAAAGCATCATGAATCTCACTCCCGAGGATTGCGGCCACGCCGTGGGATTGCGGCATTGCAAGAGACCGCCGCACTGCGACATACCGCTCTACATCGGCGTGTTCTTCGACGGAACCAACAACAACCGGGAGCGCGATGAGCCGCACCGTGGACATACGAACGTCGTGCGGCTGTTCAACGCGCACTTCTCGATGACGTCGGAGAACGCGGCGATGCACCGGCAGGGGCACTACGCCATTTACGTGTCCGGCCTGGGCACCCGGTTCGAACCCGCAGGCGAGTGGCGGGAAGCCATGGAAGGCAAGGCGATGGCGGCCGGTGGCGCGGCGCGCATCCTTTTCGCCGTGCTGGAAGTGGTCAATGCCGTACACCGCGCGATCAGCAACAACATCCGGCTTTTCGAAGACGCTGCCATCACCGCCAAGCTGCACGACTACACCCGCTGCGTGGTCGAGGGCATCCAGACCGACAGCGAAGTGCCCAGCGAACGCGCCCGAGAAACCCGCCGCGCCTGGATGCAGCGCCTCAACGCCGAACTGCAAACGAGCATGGCGCGCGCCAAGTACGACCGGCCCCGGCCCCACATCCCGTTCATCCGCGTCAACGTCTTCGGCTTCTCCCGGGGCGCGACCCAGGCCCGGGCGTTCTGCCACTGGCTCGACGACCTGCAGCAGGGCGGCGGCCTTGCCGGCATGCCGGTGGAGATCGGCTTTCTGGGCCTGTTCGAATCGGTCGCCTCGGTGGGCCTTTCCCATTCGGCCCACCGCGTCCTCGGCCCGGCCTTCGCCGCCGATGGCCACTTCGCCTGGGCCGACGAGGTGCTCAACAAGCCGCTGCCGGCCATCGTGCGTCGCACGGTGCACTTTGTCGCCGCGCACGAGCAGCGGCTCAATTTTCCGCTGAGCCGGGTGCACGGCGAGAACGTCGACGAAATCATCTGCCCCGGCGTGCATTCCGACGTGGGCGGCGGCTACCTGCCCGGCACCCAAGGCCGCAGCCCGGGCGAGGCCTTGCTGGTCTCGCAGATTCCGCTGTGCCTGATGCATCGCCAGGCCCGCATCTGGGACGTGCCACTGGCCGAATGGTTCGTGATGGATGAACGACTGAGGCGCGACTACGCCATCCTGCCCAGCCTGGTGACGAACTGGAACAACTACATGGGCACCACCGCCACCGACTGGGAGTTGCGCGAAGGCAGGCATGCCCCCCACATGGGCCAGAGCGGCGACTTCCAGGCCCTGATGCGCCAGCACCGGCGCATGTACCTGAGCTTCCGGCGCAAGTATCGCCATCCCGTCGACATGCATGACCTGCTGACCATCGACCTGAAGCTGCCGGTCGGGGGCCAGGACTACCAGGACATCGCGAGCTACAACCGGCTGCTCAGCGGCGACATGGCGCTGCTGGACCAGCGCCGCGAGGCCCTGCTCGAGCCTCACGGCACCAAGGCCAGCGACGGCGTGCCGTGGCCGCGCGAGGTGCCCCCGGAGTACATCGGCCACAGCAACCTGTGGCCGCGCCGTCTTTTCCCGTACCCCAACAGCCCGGACGACGAGGCTATCGCCTGGGCGCTGGACCAATTCAAAGGCCCGCACGTGCTGAGCCAGGGGCATATCCCGCTGCTGGCCTTCCAGGTCCATGACTCGCTCGCCGGCTTCTATCTGGTCGGGTTCAGCACGCAGGAAGAGATGGCCGAGAAGCTGCTGAAGATCGTGGAGCAGGCCCACTCCAAGGGACCGCAGAGTCTAGCGCCTTACCAGCGGCAGGTGTATGACAACTATGAGGCAGCCATCCGGCATGACCCGGGGCTGCGTGACATGGTGGAGGACCGCATCGACACCAGGCGTGTGCTCGGCGCGCAAGCAACCACCGGACTGGAGATGAGGACGGTAGAAGCCGAGTTCGAGATGAGCTCTGTCTTTTCGATGGAAGAGCGAGAACGCGCAGCCCGACTGTTTCCCACGCAGACCGATGACTACGCCAGCACGATCCCGGAAGGCCTGGCGGAGAAGTTGGTAAAGGCGATTACGGACGGCCGGCGAGAGCCTGGCGGGTATCTGTTGGAACGCGCGATATTCGAGGGGGTAAAGCCATGAGGTGGCAGGCCACCATGTCACTGCTTGGCGCGCTGACGGCCTGCGCATCGCCACCTCCCGAGAAAACACCCGAGCAAGCTGAATACGCCCGTTATCTGCAAGCGCGTCAGGCCAAGCGCGCCGCGGAGAAAGTCCCGACCTTCCCCGTCAGCATCAGCTGCTACGGCCACGGGGCTGGCTACATCTACAGCTTCTCCGTACAGGAGCCGGTGTACGGCCAGTTCAGTCGGCGAATGATCTGGGGCGGCAGCGGCAACTGCGGCCTGGTGCTGGCGGGCTATCAGGTGCCCCTGACCTGGACGCCAGGCATGAAGGTCAAGGTTCGCTGGAAGCCGGATGGCCGGGAGTGGATAGAGAAAACCACCGCCATCCTGCCCTACGACAAGCCGGGCACCGTGATCGTCCATTTCTTTCCCCACGACGAAGTTCGAGTGGTGGTCTCCAACTTCTACCCAGAGGGACCGAACCATCCCATCCTGCCGACCGCCACCGTGCCGCCCCCGGAGCCGGACTGACATCGTTATCGCCATTCACTCCCGTGCCAGCCGGATAACCCAGCCGGTATTCATCGACCAGTCGGGTGCTTCCGCGCACGCTCACTGACGTTTTCATCCTGCTTCCAATGACTGTCACCGCAGAGACCATCTCGATCTTCCCGTCCCGTCCTACCGCTAAAACCATTCCTGCCGACACGGGTGGCACGATCACCCACGAGATCGTGGCGCAGGCCTGCTCCAATGGGCCGCAGAGCCTGCCGCCGTGTCTGCAGTGTGTGTATGAGAACTACGAAGCGGCCAACAGGCACGACCCCGTGCTGAGTGACGCGATCGAATGGCGGCTGCTTCGAAGACGACAGCTTGGCGTAGATGCCCAAACCCGATGGGACCGAGAGCAGGAACAGAAAGTCTTTGAAAAAATTTCGGTCTTCGATCCGGGTGAGCAGGAACGCGCGGCCCGCCTGTTCCCGCTGCAGACCGA
The nucleotide sequence above comes from Xylophilus sp. GOD-11R. Encoded proteins:
- a CDS encoding DUF2235 domain-containing protein, coding for MSTLVRSAPLVIEGDAESIMNLTPEDCGHAVGLRHCKRPPHCDIPLYIGVFFDGTNNNRERDEPHRGHTNVVRLFNAHFSMTSENAAMHRQGHYAIYVSGLGTRFEPAGEWREAMEGKAMAAGGAARILFAVLEVVNAVHRAISNNIRLFEDAAITAKLHDYTRCVVEGIQTDSEVPSERARETRRAWMQRLNAELQTSMARAKYDRPRPHIPFIRVNVFGFSRGATQARAFCHWLDDLQQGGGLAGMPVEIGFLGLFESVASVGLSHSAHRVLGPAFAADGHFAWADEVLNKPLPAIVRRTVHFVAAHEQRLNFPLSRVHGENVDEIICPGVHSDVGGGYLPGTQGRSPGEALLVSQIPLCLMHRQARIWDVPLAEWFVMDERLRRDYAILPSLVTNWNNYMGTTATDWELREGRHAPHMGQSGDFQALMRQHRRMYLSFRRKYRHPVDMHDLLTIDLKLPVGGQDYQDIASYNRLLSGDMALLDQRREALLEPHGTKASDGVPWPREVPPEYIGHSNLWPRRLFPYPNSPDDEAIAWALDQFKGPHVLSQGHIPLLAFQVHDSLAGFYLVGFSTQEEMAEKLLKIVEQAHSKGPQSLAPYQRQVYDNYEAAIRHDPGLRDMVEDRIDTRRVLGAQATTGLEMRTVEAEFEMSSVFSMEERERAARLFPTQTDDYASTIPEGLAEKLVKAITDGRREPGGYLLERAIFEGVKP
- a CDS encoding DUF3304 domain-containing protein translates to MSLLGALTACASPPPEKTPEQAEYARYLQARQAKRAAEKVPTFPVSISCYGHGAGYIYSFSVQEPVYGQFSRRMIWGGSGNCGLVLAGYQVPLTWTPGMKVKVRWKPDGREWIEKTTAILPYDKPGTVIVHFFPHDEVRVVVSNFYPEGPNHPILPTATVPPPEPD